From the genome of Nakamurella flavida, one region includes:
- a CDS encoding ABC transporter ATP-binding protein: MTMHGMGGPASLGMSWRTRHQDDGVKGHALAPGTARRILAFARPFRTELIAFLAVTVIAAVIGVATPLLAGGVVNAITGGGTVGTVVRIALVIAGLAVLDAALSLVSRYYSSRIGEGLILTMRTQTFDHIQRMSLAFFTRAQTGALVSRLNNDVIGAQQAFTSTLSGVVSNVISLVLTAAVMFTLSWQVTVLSLILLPVFVVPARAFGRRLQALTRESYKLNASMNTTVTERFNVSGALLVQLFGRPTDEARSYADRAGRVRDIGVSTAMVGRVFIVALTLVAALAQALTYGLGGALAIGGSLDAGAVVSLALLLTRLYGPLTALSNVRVDVMSALVSFERVFEILDLAPSITDRPGAGALPDGSRSVEFRDVHFAYPASDEISLASLEDVAVPGHTPAHPVLHGVSFRAEPGQLVALVGPSGAGKTTISQLLPRIYDPNAGAVLIGGHDIRDVTAQSVRDAIGVVAQDAHMFHDTIRANLAYARPDATEQEMRDALVAAHIGDLVDGLPEGLDTLVGDRGHRLSGGERQRLAIARLLLKQPDIVVLDEATAHLDSESEAAVQQALTTALVGRTSLVIAHRLSTIRAADQILVVDGGRIVESGRHEDLITRGGAYAELYRTQFRPQETSDAPVPDAPGHTCTCTPVPVPVRTPTG, translated from the coding sequence ATGACGATGCACGGCATGGGCGGTCCGGCCTCGCTGGGCATGAGCTGGCGCACCCGCCACCAGGACGACGGCGTCAAGGGCCACGCGCTGGCACCCGGCACGGCCCGGCGCATCCTCGCCTTCGCGCGGCCGTTCCGCACCGAGCTGATCGCCTTCCTGGCCGTCACCGTGATCGCCGCGGTCATCGGGGTGGCCACGCCGTTGCTGGCCGGCGGGGTCGTCAACGCGATCACCGGCGGCGGGACGGTCGGCACCGTCGTGCGGATCGCCCTGGTCATCGCCGGCCTGGCCGTGCTGGACGCGGCGTTGTCATTGGTCTCCCGCTACTACTCCTCGCGCATCGGCGAGGGCCTGATCCTCACCATGCGGACCCAGACCTTCGATCACATCCAGCGGATGTCGCTGGCCTTCTTCACCCGCGCGCAGACCGGGGCGCTGGTCAGCCGGCTGAACAACGACGTGATCGGCGCCCAGCAGGCGTTCACCTCCACGCTGTCCGGGGTGGTCTCCAACGTCATCTCGCTGGTCCTCACCGCGGCGGTGATGTTCACGCTGTCCTGGCAGGTCACCGTCCTGTCGCTGATCCTGCTGCCCGTCTTCGTCGTCCCCGCCCGGGCCTTCGGTCGCCGGCTGCAGGCGCTGACCCGGGAGAGCTACAAGCTCAACGCCTCCATGAACACGACCGTCACCGAGCGGTTCAACGTCTCCGGTGCGCTGCTCGTCCAGCTGTTCGGCCGGCCGACCGACGAGGCCCGGTCCTACGCCGACCGGGCCGGCCGGGTCCGGGACATCGGGGTGAGCACCGCGATGGTCGGACGGGTGTTCATCGTCGCGCTGACCCTGGTCGCCGCCCTGGCCCAGGCGCTGACCTACGGGTTGGGCGGTGCCCTGGCCATCGGCGGCTCGCTGGACGCCGGCGCGGTGGTCTCCCTGGCCCTGCTGCTGACCCGGCTCTACGGACCGCTCACCGCGCTGTCCAACGTCCGGGTGGACGTGATGAGTGCGCTGGTCTCCTTCGAGCGGGTCTTCGAGATCCTCGATCTCGCCCCGTCCATCACCGACCGCCCCGGCGCCGGGGCGCTGCCCGACGGGTCCCGGTCCGTCGAGTTCCGGGACGTGCACTTCGCCTACCCGGCCTCCGACGAGATCTCCCTGGCCTCCCTGGAGGACGTCGCCGTACCCGGGCACACCCCGGCGCACCCCGTCCTGCACGGGGTCAGCTTCCGGGCCGAACCCGGTCAGCTGGTCGCTCTGGTCGGCCCGTCGGGGGCAGGCAAGACGACCATCTCGCAGTTGCTGCCCCGCATCTACGACCCGAACGCCGGAGCCGTGCTCATCGGCGGCCACGACATCCGGGACGTCACCGCGCAGTCCGTCCGGGACGCCATCGGCGTCGTCGCCCAGGACGCGCACATGTTCCACGACACCATCCGGGCCAACCTGGCCTACGCCCGACCCGATGCCACCGAGCAGGAGATGCGTGACGCCCTGGTCGCCGCGCACATCGGCGATCTGGTCGACGGCCTCCCGGAGGGCCTGGACACCCTGGTCGGCGATCGCGGGCACCGGTTGTCCGGGGGAGAGCGGCAGCGACTGGCCATCGCCCGGCTGCTGCTCAAGCAGCCCGACATCGTGGTGTTGGACGAGGCGACCGCCCATCTGGACTCCGAGTCCGAGGCGGCCGTGCAGCAGGCGCTGACCACCGCGCTCGTCGGCCGCACCTCGCTGGTCATCGCCCATCGGCTGTCCACCATCCGCGCGGCCGACCAGATCCTGGTCGTCGACGGCGGGCGGATCGTCGAGTCCGGTCGGCACGAGGACCTGATCACCCGGGGCGGCGCGTACGCCGAGCTCTACCGCACCCAGTTCCGGCCGCAGGAGACCTCCGACGCTCCGGTCCCGGACGCCCCGGGGCACACCTGCACCTGCACCCCCGTCCCGGTCCCCGTGCGGACCCCGACCGGCTGA
- a CDS encoding TIGR03086 family metal-binding protein, which produces MDMLTAHRSALRQFDRRVAAVRPTQWAAPTPDADWDVRALVGHLVAEQWWVAPLLAGHSVAEAEPIAGAAARAAETDDPAATWAAAAAAAWEAWAEPGVLERTVQLSAGPTPAEEYGWQMTLDLTVHAWDLARATGGPDDFPNDLVSTVLDRAKASAADWQGTGLFAPSIPVPGCTDDLTELLALLGRNRWWRS; this is translated from the coding sequence ATGGACATGCTCACCGCCCACCGCAGCGCCCTCCGCCAGTTCGACCGCCGGGTCGCCGCCGTGCGACCGACCCAGTGGGCCGCGCCGACCCCCGATGCCGACTGGGACGTGCGTGCCCTGGTCGGACACCTGGTGGCCGAGCAGTGGTGGGTCGCCCCGCTGCTGGCCGGGCACTCGGTGGCCGAGGCAGAGCCGATCGCCGGCGCCGCTGCCCGTGCCGCGGAGACCGACGACCCGGCGGCGACCTGGGCGGCGGCCGCCGCCGCTGCCTGGGAGGCGTGGGCGGAGCCGGGCGTGCTGGAGCGGACCGTACAGCTCAGCGCCGGCCCCACCCCCGCGGAGGAGTACGGCTGGCAGATGACCCTCGATCTCACCGTCCACGCCTGGGATCTCGCCCGGGCCACCGGTGGGCCGGACGACTTCCCCAACGACCTGGTGTCGACGGTGCTGGACCGGGCGAAGGCCTCGGCTGCGGACTGGCAGGGCACGGGGCTGTTCGCCCCCTCCATCCCCGTCCCCGGCTGCACCGACGACCTCACCGAGCTGCTCGCCCTGCTGGGTCGCAACCGGTGGTGGCGGTCCTGA
- a CDS encoding nitroreductase family deazaflavin-dependent oxidoreductase has protein sequence MPLNGEYAPSPSDWAREQVELYERTNGAEGTTLNDRPVIVLTTLGAKSGKLRKTPLMRVEHDGDYAVVASLGGAPKHPVWYFNLVANPLVELQDGPVKRDYRAREVQGEEKARWWERSVATWPDYAEYQRKTDREIPVFVLEPVTADTA, from the coding sequence ATGCCTCTGAACGGTGAATACGCCCCGAGCCCGTCCGACTGGGCCCGGGAGCAGGTCGAGCTGTACGAACGCACGAACGGCGCGGAGGGGACCACCCTGAACGACCGCCCCGTCATCGTGCTGACCACGCTGGGAGCGAAGTCGGGCAAGCTCCGCAAGACCCCGCTCATGCGGGTCGAGCACGACGGCGACTACGCCGTCGTCGCCTCGCTGGGCGGCGCGCCGAAGCACCCGGTCTGGTACTTCAACCTCGTGGCCAATCCCCTCGTCGAGCTGCAGGACGGCCCGGTCAAGCGGGACTACCGCGCTCGCGAGGTCCAGGGCGAGGAGAAGGCCCGGTGGTGGGAGCGGTCGGTCGCCACCTGGCCGGACTACGCCGAGTACCAGCGCAAGACCGATCGCGAGATCCCGGTGTTCGTCCTGGAACCGGTCACCGCGGACACCGCCTGA
- a CDS encoding cytochrome P450 — MSAAPTRRAADDLPTTSSLGFDPTDPAVLADPYPVYARLRAAGPLVRDPGRDSFLLTRFADVNAALRDRRLGRAYAHRYTDAEFGRESTAGSWPRWEESERWSLLNLEPPDHTRLRRLVTAVFTARAVAALRPQIERISADTLRAAIGRADAGGTFDLITDYAQPYSVTVICALLGVPPQDGPALLGWSHAIVKMYELALDPVQQRAAEQASADFIDYVTDLIEQRRRVPADDLVSELVTVADGGDRLTPDEIIGTVIVLLNAGHEATVNTLGNGIRALLAHRDQWDDLVAGRVDPAVAVEELIRWDGPLQLFERWVLEDGVEYGGRTFAVGERIGMLFGSANRDPERFEDPDRFDIARGVSTHIGFGGGIHFCIGAPLARLEIGISLAQLAHDLPGLTLAQDTAYHPTFVIRGLTGLRVHG, encoded by the coding sequence ATGTCCGCCGCTCCCACCCGCCGCGCCGCCGACGATCTGCCGACCACGTCGTCGCTCGGCTTCGACCCCACCGATCCGGCCGTGCTCGCCGACCCGTACCCGGTCTACGCGCGGCTCCGCGCCGCCGGGCCGCTGGTGCGCGATCCGGGCCGGGACTCGTTCCTGCTGACGCGGTTCGCCGATGTCAACGCGGCCCTGCGCGACCGCCGGCTCGGCCGGGCCTACGCCCACCGGTACACCGACGCCGAGTTCGGTCGCGAGTCGACCGCCGGCAGTTGGCCGCGGTGGGAGGAGTCCGAGCGCTGGTCGCTGCTGAACCTGGAGCCGCCCGACCACACCCGGCTGCGGCGCCTGGTCACCGCCGTGTTCACCGCCCGCGCGGTCGCCGCGCTGCGGCCGCAGATCGAGCGGATCTCCGCGGACACCCTGCGGGCCGCCATCGGCAGGGCCGATGCCGGCGGAACCTTCGACCTGATCACCGACTACGCGCAGCCCTACTCGGTCACCGTCATCTGCGCGCTCCTCGGCGTGCCGCCGCAGGACGGTCCGGCCCTGCTCGGCTGGTCGCACGCCATCGTCAAGATGTACGAGCTCGCCCTGGATCCCGTCCAGCAGCGGGCGGCGGAACAGGCCTCGGCGGACTTCATCGACTACGTCACCGATCTCATCGAACAGCGCCGCCGCGTCCCGGCCGACGACCTGGTCTCGGAGTTGGTGACCGTGGCCGACGGCGGCGATCGGCTCACCCCGGACGAGATCATCGGCACCGTCATCGTGCTGCTCAACGCCGGCCACGAGGCCACCGTGAACACCCTGGGCAACGGCATCCGGGCCCTGCTGGCGCACCGGGACCAGTGGGACGACCTGGTCGCCGGGCGGGTCGACCCGGCCGTGGCCGTCGAGGAGCTGATCCGCTGGGACGGCCCGCTGCAGCTGTTCGAACGCTGGGTCCTGGAGGACGGCGTCGAGTACGGCGGCCGCACCTTCGCGGTGGGGGAGCGGATCGGGATGCTGTTCGGCTCGGCCAACCGCGACCCGGAGCGGTTCGAAGACCCGGACAGGTTCGACATCGCCCGCGGGGTGAGCACGCACATCGGCTTCGGCGGCGGCATCCACTTCTGCATCGGCGCCCCGCTCGCCCGCCTGGAGATCGGCATCTCGCTGGCCCAGCTCGCCCACGACCTGCCCGGGTTGACCCTGGCGCAGGACACCGCCTACCACCCGACGTTCGTCATCCGCGGGCTGACCGGCCTGCGGGTGCACGGCTGA